Proteins found in one Quercus robur chromosome 2, dhQueRobu3.1, whole genome shotgun sequence genomic segment:
- the LOC126706846 gene encoding uncharacterized protein LOC126706846, with translation MDMQFTFIHGGWEGSANDSKVFEEAISDRKHGFPWPPTGSYYLVDSGLPIGTSFLPPHKSNRYHVQEFNSSGRRITSKKELYNYRHSSLRMVIERSFGVLKARFPILNLMPNFKPIRQRYVVIVCCALHNFIRMNNRSDELFRTIGESDGEGSVTNGEGSGDVGASTSSATQRHVLEMSSASKRAMGQVRDNITDTMWNDYVARGNVR, from the exons ATGGACATGCAGTTCACATTTATCCATGGTGGGTGGGAGGGCAGTGCGAATGACTCAAAGGTTTTCGAGGAAGCGATCAGTGATCGGAAGCATGGATTCCCATGGCCACCAACAG ggtCGTACTACTTGGTGGATTCGGGTCTACCAATTGGCACTAGTTTTCTCCCCCCTCACAAGTCAAATAGGTACCATGTGCAAGAATTCAACTCAAGCGGTAGACGGATAACATCAAAGAAAGAGTTGTACAACTACAGGCATTCGTCCTTACGGATGGTTATTGAGCGGTCCTTTGGAGTGCTGAAGGCCCGTTTCCCCATTCTGAATTTAATGCCAAACTTCAAGCCAATTAGGCAGCGGTACGTGGTTATTGTGTGCTGTGCTCTACACAATTTCATACGCATGAACAATCGGAGTGATGAATTGTTCAGAACAATAGGAGAGAGTGATGGCGAAGGTAGTGTGACCAATGGCGAAGGCAGTGGAGATGTTGGAGCATCAACAAGTTCAGCGACCCAAAGGCATGTACTAGAGATGTCAAGTGCATCAAAGAGAGCGATGGGCCAAGTTAGGGACAATATCACTGACACAATGTGGAATGATTATGTTGCTCGTGGCAATGTGAGATGA
- the LOC126714075 gene encoding uncharacterized protein LOC126714075: protein MNNIQLSDVYSGAISSVVTHFPTALTSNNTNVTHFPILSRTISSDPRRCFPLSLSSAQDSDQACKFFKWLDKNTCPRGRATAPLVHERFTRYKAEAVAARNERDEAHAREAEAWEFLRIVKRKAEKTKLALQTAEDKVYRYRLALFFSWTMVGIYFVFSTAFGGHGHTQLCLP, encoded by the exons ATGAACAACATCCAACTCTCCGACGTGTATAGCGGCGCGATCTCCTCCGTCGTGACCCATTTCCCAACGGCGCTGACGAGCAACAACACCAACGTCACCCATTTCCCCATTTTGTCACGGACGATCTCCTCCGACCCAAGACGGTGCTTCCCTCTCTCACTCAGCTCAGCTCAG GACTCCGATCAAGCATGTAAGTTCTTCAAATGGTTGGACAAGAACACATGCCCACGTGGCCGTGCAACAGCACCACTTGTCCATGAAAGGTTTACCCGATATAAGGCCGAGGCCGTAGCTGCAAGAAATGAAAGGGATGAGGCTCATGCAAGGGAAGCAGAAGCATGGGAGTTCCTAAGGATAGTAAAGCGCAAGGCTGAAAAAACTAAGCTCGCACTCCAGACTGCTGAAGACAAGGTCTACAGGTATAGGCTagctttatttttctcttggaCTATGGTTGGCATTTATTTTGTATTCTCTACTGCTTTTGGGGGCCATGGCCATACACAACTGTGTCTGCCATGA